The following nucleotide sequence is from Paenibacillus odorifer.
TCTCCACTTACTTTATTGGAGACAGCCCTTCTTCAATTTATTAGTTTTTTAGTGCCTTTAGCGGAATATCCTCTAATTTCACTTCATCGTATGAGGAGACTTGATCACCTTTTTTTACATACATTTTCAAGTAGGCGCCTTTACGAAGATTTTTTTGTGCATTAAATTCCAGTGGAATTGTAGTACCTTTGGCATTTGTAGCCTCTAGTGTATAAGAATAAGAGGTCATGACCGAACCATCGCTCAGTTTATATTCATGGGGTTCCCCATCCTCAGTGATTTGTAAGTAGTAATTTTCGGCATTGAAGCGATTGAAATCAATCTTGGCTATAGCAAAGCCCCCTACAACTCCAATAACAAACAAAATACTCATAGTAATTAGAAATTTTTTCATCTCAATCATCCTTCTGTTCTATTATTTAGTGTGATAATACGATTGTAAGAAGCTACGGTTAAGAAATAATACAACCCGTAAATTACGGTATAAGCAATCATCCAGAGCAACACAGGTTTTGCTAAATCTATCATCAGTAGACTAGAGAATGCTTTTAAAGCCACTACACTATGCAATAACCCTACTACAAGCGGTACAACAAAGATAACGAATACCTGTGACGC
It contains:
- a CDS encoding YxeA family protein, with the translated sequence MKKFLITMSILFVIGVVGGFAIAKIDFNRFNAENYYLQITEDGEPHEYKLSDGSVMTSYSYTLEATNAKGTTIPLEFNAQKNLRKGAYLKMYVKKGDQVSSYDEVKLEDIPLKALKN